A part of Oncorhynchus keta strain PuntledgeMale-10-30-2019 unplaced genomic scaffold, Oket_V2 Un_contig_1556_pilon_pilon, whole genome shotgun sequence genomic DNA contains:
- the stmn2a gene encoding stathmin-2a: MAKTAIAYKEKMKELSVFSLICSCFYPEARNKLVVCEFEDMEVKPINKRASGQAFEVILKPPSPVSDAAHSITSPPKREVSLEDIQKKLEAAEDRRRSQEAQVLRALAEKREHERDVLLKAMEENNNFSKMAEEKLTMKMEQIKENREAHLAAMMERLQEKERHAAVVRRNKELREELTA, encoded by the exons ATGGCCAAAACTGCAATTG CATACAAAGAGAAGATGAAGGAGCTGTCTGTTTTCTCCCTCATCTGCTCCTGCTTTTATCCAGAGGCACGCAACAAGCTGGTCGTCTGTGAGTTCGAAG ACATGGAGGTGAAGCCAATCAACAAGCGGGCGTCGGGCCAGGCCTTTGAGGTGATTCTGAAGCCCCCCTCCCCGGTGTCAGATGCGGCCCACAGCATCACTTCGCCCCCCAAGAGGGAAGTGTCCCTAGAGGACATCCAGAAGAAATTGGAGGCAGCTGAGGACCGGAGGAGG TCCCAGGAGGCCCAGGTGCTGAGGGCCCTGGCAGAGAAGAGGGAGCATGAGAGGGATGTGCTGCTCAAGGCCATGGAAGAGAACAACAACTTCAGCAAAATGGCAGAGGAGAAGCTCACCATGAAGATGGAGCAAATCAAGGAGAACCGGGAGGCCCACCTGGCAGCCATGATGGAACGCCTGCAGGAGAAG GAGAGACACGCAGCCGTGGTGCGCAGGAACAAAGAGCTGAGGGAGGAGCTGACAGCGTGA
- the upp1 gene encoding uridine phosphorylase 1 isoform X2, producing the protein MKSFIEYIAGELSLEDPKAEYPNICAGTDRYAMYKIGPVLSVSHGMGIPSIAIMLHELIKLLYHARCTDVTIFRIGTSGGLGLEPGTVVVTKQSVDATFLPRLEQVILGNTVVRSTDLDQGLAEELLQCSKDLGQFETVIGNTMCTMDFYEGQARLDGAFCSYTEKDKQDYLTKAYESGVRNIEMESSVFAAMCKLSGLKAAVVCVTLLDRQKGDQLISSHEVLHSYQQRPQILVGHLIKKMLQTSASVLDKKTLLQAPTT; encoded by the exons ATGAAGTCCTTCATAGAGTACATTGCTGGAGAGCTGAGTCTGGAGGACCCCAAGGCTGAGTACCCCAACATCTGTGCAGGAACTGACCGCTATGCCATGTACAAGATTGGCCCCGTGCTGTCCGTCAGC CATGGCATGGGTATCCCCTCCATCGCCATCATGTTACACGAGCTCATCAAGCTCCTCTACCATGCTCGCTGCACTGATGTTACCATCTTTCGCATTGGGACCTCCGGTGGATTAG gcctTGAGCCTGGCACGGTTGTTGTCACCAAGCAGTCAGTAGACGCCACCTTCCTGCCCAGGTTGGAGCAGGTCATCCTGGGGAATACTGTGGTACGCAGCACGGACCTGGACCAAGGTCTGGCTGAAGAGCTGCTCCAGTGTAGCAAGGACCTGGGTCAATTTGAGACGGTCATCGGAAACACTATGTGCACAATGGATTTCTATGAAG GACAAGCGCGTCTGGATGGGGCCTTCTGCTCCTACACAGAGAAGGATAAACAGGACTACCTGACCAAGGCCTATGAGTCTGGGGTTCGGAACATCGAGATGGAGTCTTCCGTGTTCGCTGCCATGTGTAAACTCAGCGGTCTGAAAG CGGCCGTGGTGTGTGTGACGCTATTGGACCGTCAGAAAGGTGACCAGCTGATCAGCTCTCATGAAGTTCTCCACAGCTACCAACAACGTCCTCAGATACTGGTCGGTCACCTGATCAAGAAGATGCTCCAAACCTCAGCCTCAGTTCTTGACAAAAAAACGTTGCTCCAGGCACCGACTACATAA
- the upp1 gene encoding uridine phosphorylase 1 isoform X1 yields the protein MAPGPGFSDEKNETLCESESTVYVHNPHLDGMKDDILYHFNLGTSTHNLPAMFGDVKFVCVGGSPWRMKSFIEYIAGELSLEDPKAEYPNICAGTDRYAMYKIGPVLSVSHGMGIPSIAIMLHELIKLLYHARCTDVTIFRIGTSGGLGLEPGTVVVTKQSVDATFLPRLEQVILGNTVVRSTDLDQGLAEELLQCSKDLGQFETVIGNTMCTMDFYEGQARLDGAFCSYTEKDKQDYLTKAYESGVRNIEMESSVFAAMCKLSGLKAAVVCVTLLDRQKGDQLISSHEVLHSYQQRPQILVGHLIKKMLQTSASVLDKKTLLQAPTT from the exons ATGGCACCAGGACCAGGTTTCAGTGATGAAAAGAATGAGACATTGTGCGAGAG TGAAAGTACTGTCTATGTGCataacccccacctggatgggatgAAAGATGACATTCTCTACCACTTTAACCTGGGGACCTCCACACACAACCTGCCTGCCATGTTTGGCGATGTCAAA tttgtgtgtgttgggggcAGTCCCTGGAGAATGAAGTCCTTCATAGAGTACATTGCTGGAGAGCTGAGTCTGGAGGACCCCAAGGCTGAGTACCCCAACATCTGTGCAGGAACTGACCGCTATGCCATGTACAAGATTGGCCCCGTGCTGTCCGTCAGC CATGGCATGGGTATCCCCTCCATCGCCATCATGTTACACGAGCTCATCAAGCTCCTCTACCATGCTCGCTGCACTGATGTTACCATCTTTCGCATTGGGACCTCCGGTGGATTAG gcctTGAGCCTGGCACGGTTGTTGTCACCAAGCAGTCAGTAGACGCCACCTTCCTGCCCAGGTTGGAGCAGGTCATCCTGGGGAATACTGTGGTACGCAGCACGGACCTGGACCAAGGTCTGGCTGAAGAGCTGCTCCAGTGTAGCAAGGACCTGGGTCAATTTGAGACGGTCATCGGAAACACTATGTGCACAATGGATTTCTATGAAG GACAAGCGCGTCTGGATGGGGCCTTCTGCTCCTACACAGAGAAGGATAAACAGGACTACCTGACCAAGGCCTATGAGTCTGGGGTTCGGAACATCGAGATGGAGTCTTCCGTGTTCGCTGCCATGTGTAAACTCAGCGGTCTGAAAG CGGCCGTGGTGTGTGTGACGCTATTGGACCGTCAGAAAGGTGACCAGCTGATCAGCTCTCATGAAGTTCTCCACAGCTACCAACAACGTCCTCAGATACTGGTCGGTCACCTGATCAAGAAGATGCTCCAAACCTCAGCCTCAGTTCTTGACAAAAAAACGTTGCTCCAGGCACCGACTACATAA